GTCCCGGGTCGGCGTGAGCACCCACGGGCGCCCCTCGAAGAGATCGGCCGTCCCGGCCAGCGGGCCCGAGCGCTCCTTGCCCGACATGGGGTGCGTACCGATGTAGGCGGACAGATCCGTGCCGAGGGCTTCCAGCTCGCGCCGCGGCCCGCCTTTCACACTGGCCACGTCGAGATAGCCGCGCGCCGTCCCGGCGCGCATGGCCTCGGCGAGTGTGGTTGCCACATACGCGGGCGGTACGGCCACGATCGCGAGGTCCACCTGCCCCTCGGGCTCCTCGTCCGTGCCGGCCCCGAGCGCCGCCGCCGTCCTGGCCTGCGCCGCGTCATGGTCCCGGAGATACACACTGACGCCCCGCGCGGACAGGGCCAGGGCCGCCGATGTGCCGATGAGACCGGTCCCGATGACCAACGCCGTTCTCACTGGGCGATGTCCTTGCGCAGAGCGCCCGCGGCGCCGAGGTACACATGGGCGATGCCTGACTTGGGCTTGTCGGACTCGACGTGCGCGAGGATCCGTACCACCCGGGGCATCGCACCCCGGATGTCCAGCTCCTGGGCGCAGATCAGCGGAACGTCCACGATGCCGAGCCCGCGCGCCGCCGCTGCGGGGAAGTCGCTGTGCAGATCGGGGGTGGCCGTGAACCAGACACTGATGAGATCGTCGGCGGTGAGCCCGTTGCGCTCCAGGATGGCGGTGAGCAGCAGACTGACCTGCTCGTCCATGTGCCCGGCTTCGTCCCGTTCCAGCTGGACGGCTCCCCGGACGGCTCGTACCGCCACGTCATGCTCCTTTGCTCAGTACTACTCAGTGCTCAGTGCTCAGTGCTCAGTGCTCAGTGCTCAGTGCTCCCGGTCAGCGTAGTCAGCCATCGTGACGCACCGGCGCGGCGACCGTCCTGCGAGACAGACGACGGCCACCGCGGCGCGGTCGGTGTGCGGACAGGGTCACATCCGCTGCGACTTGATCAGCTCCTCCAGGGAGCCGGCCTTCGGAAGCTTCCCGTTGGGGGTCAGCTTGTCCACGGCCTTCGGCAGGGACTGGGCGATCTCGTCAGCGGCCTGCTGCGGGGTCACACCGCTCTGCTGCGCGACCTTGTCCAGCGTCTCGTTCGGCAGCGCCTCGGCGATCTGCGAGCCGCTGACGGGCTTGTTCTGACCGGTGCTGATCCAGGACTGGGCCTGCTCGACGAGGCCTGACTTGCTGAGCATGTCCATCAGGCCGCTGAGTGGACTGCCGTTGGAAGCGCCCTTGCTTCCGTTGCCACTGAACGC
This DNA window, taken from Streptomyces sp. SCSIO 30461, encodes the following:
- a CDS encoding YidB family protein — its product is MAGNDLGSLLGNLLGGGQSGNGQGGHGQGGAGNILGALLNAFSGNGSKGASNGSPLSGLMDMLSKSGLVEQAQSWISTGQNKPVSGSQIAEALPNETLDKVAQQSGVTPQQAADEIAQSLPKAVDKLTPNGKLPKAGSLEELIKSQRM
- the aroH gene encoding chorismate mutase encodes the protein MAVRAVRGAVQLERDEAGHMDEQVSLLLTAILERNGLTADDLISVWFTATPDLHSDFPAAAARGLGIVDVPLICAQELDIRGAMPRVVRILAHVESDKPKSGIAHVYLGAAGALRKDIAQ